From the genome of Pelagicoccus enzymogenes:
GAGGTCTCCGAGGTCCTCGGCGATCAGCTTGCAGTTCTTGATCTTCTTCTTGATGGACTTGAAGAAGTCGAGGCCAGGGCCTTTTTTCCATTCGCCGGTGCGGGCGGTTTCTGAGCCGTAGGGGATGCTCCAGTAGGAGTCGAAGCCGCGGAAGTGGTCGATGCGGACGACGTCGTAGAGTTCGAAGCAGCGCTTGAGGCGCTTGATCCACCAAGAGTTGCCGTCCTTGGCGAGGGCGTCCCAGTCGTAGAGCGGATTGCCCCAGAGCTGTCCGTCCGCGGAAAAGTAGTCGGGCGGGCAGCCAGCGACTGCGATGGGACGGAAGGTTTTGGGATCGAGTTGGAAGTACTCTGGGTTTTGCCAGACGTCGGCGCTGTCGAGGGCTACGAAGATGGGAATGTCGCCGATTACTTGCACGCCGCGGTTGTTGGCGTACTCGCGAACTTTCTGCCACTGTCCCTCGAAGAGGTACTGGAAGAACATTTCAGCGTCGATCTTGCGTTCCAGCTCCTTGCGTAGCGGGTAGTCTTGCGCGCTGGCGAAGGAGCGGACTTCTTCCGGCCACTCGTACCAGGGCTTGCCGTTGAAGTGAGCCTTGAGGGCCTGGAAGTAGGCGTAGGGCTCGAGCCATGCGGAGTGTTTCTTCTTGAAGGCGGTGAAGGAGCCGTAGGGGCGGATCTTCTTGTTGCCTTGCACGAAGGTTTCGTAGACGGCGTCAAGAACGGGCCATTTGGCGTTGAAGAGGCCGCCGTAGTCGACGAAGCCGTTGGGCAGCGACTTGAGCTCCTCCAGGATATCGCGTTCGATCAGGTTCTTTGCTTCGAGGGCGTTGAGCGAGATGAGGTATGGGTTACCCGCAAAGGAGGAGAAAGACTGGTAGGGCGAGTCGCCGAAGCCGGTGGGACCGAGAGGGCAGATTTGCCAGTACTTGAAGCCAGCTTCTTCGAGGAAGTCGAGGAAGCGGTAGCAATGGTCGTTGAGGGTTCCGATTCCGTATTCGCCGGGAAGGGAGGTTGGATGGAGGAGTACTCCTGCTGCGCGGTGGTCGAGCCAGTTGAAAAGCGGGTCTTTCACAATAGGTGGTTGGTTGTTAGTGAGCGGCAAATAAGCGCTGGGTCGTCAGAATAACAAGCTTCCGCGGGAGGCGGGGCAAAGATTTTTCCCCTGCGTAACCTCTTTGGGAAGCGATGGATGAGTCGCAGCGCTGGACGTGACGCGCGTAGCTTATACCATGCCCCCTAGGTTTACAAAGGAGCCAAAAATGCTTCAGCGAGGTGGCGGGTTTTCCGATTAAAGGAAGCAATCAGACTCAAGGAGTTAACGATAGTAAAAAACGGAATACCGATACTTCAAAAACGGAATTTCCACGAGTCGATTCAGCAGGCCGACGCCCTCGCAAGAGACGTCGGCTTGTCGCGTTTTTGGAGGAGGGTGTGAGTTCCCACAAAGAGGTTTAGACTTCGGCTTCAAGCAGCTCGGTGATCCAGCGGCGGTGCGGCCCGGAGAAAGGGAGATCGGGAATGTCATCGGGAGCAACCCAGACGTGATCGGCTGGCGGGGCTGCCTTCAGTC
Proteins encoded in this window:
- the malQ gene encoding 4-alpha-glucanotransferase, translating into MKDPLFNWLDHRAAGVLLHPTSLPGEYGIGTLNDHCYRFLDFLEEAGFKYWQICPLGPTGFGDSPYQSFSSFAGNPYLISLNALEAKNLIERDILEELKSLPNGFVDYGGLFNAKWPVLDAVYETFVQGNKKIRPYGSFTAFKKKHSAWLEPYAYFQALKAHFNGKPWYEWPEEVRSFASAQDYPLRKELERKIDAEMFFQYLFEGQWQKVREYANNRGVQVIGDIPIFVALDSADVWQNPEYFQLDPKTFRPIAVAGCPPDYFSADGQLWGNPLYDWDALAKDGNSWWIKRLKRCFELYDVVRIDHFRGFDSYWSIPYGSETARTGEWKKGPGLDFFKSIKKKIKNCKLIAEDLGDLTDDVRILRRDTGLPGMAILQFAFGGEGDNFYLPHNLQSNSVLYPGTHDNNTSLGWYAEASDKERDHIRRYLRVDGSEIGWDLLRTAYKSVSKLVVVPMQDLMSLGSEARFNTPGEAIGNWTWRYLPQQLQALRGDTAAYLRDEAEVSYRDGSPAVNTI